A genomic window from Candidatus Latescibacterota bacterium includes:
- the rpmG gene encoding 50S ribosomal protein L33 → MRDLVILACQECKRRNYTTDKNKRQHPDRLEHKKYCRFCGKHTLHKETR, encoded by the coding sequence ATGAGAGATCTGGTTATACTGGCTTGCCAGGAGTGCAAGAGAAGAAATTATACGACTGACAAAAACAAGAGACAGCATCCGGACAGGCTGGAGCACAAGAAGTACTGCCGTTTCTGCGGCAAGCATACTTTGCACAAGGAAACGCGC